Proteins encoded together in one Leishmania donovani BPK282A1 complete genome, chromosome 33 window:
- a CDS encoding vesicular protein trafficking mediator, putative, producing MGKEDRMYDILFNMKFASKQMSKSAAVSEKAAEREKLNVKKALEKGNPEAARIYAENAIRKRNEGLNYLRLASRLDAASSRIQTAMQMKMVTKTMSTTVKGMDKILTSMDPMKIAKVMDAFEQQVGAMDVNLGTMDAAFESSSAGTVPVAQVDSLMEQLAAENNIDLSAKLGNGPLGSSIAMPARKQDVDEDDIAERLKALQAL from the coding sequence ATGGGCAAGGAAGACAGAATGTACGACATTCTCTTCAACATGAAGTTTGCGTCGAAGCAGATGTCGAAGAGCGCCGCCGTGTCCGAaaaggcggcggagcgggagAAGCTGAACGTCAAGAAAGCGTTGGAGAAGGGCAACCCCGAGGCGGCCCGTATCTACGCCGAGAACGCGATTCGCAAGCGCAACGAGGGCCTGAATTATCTCCGTCTCGCCTCccgcctcgacgccgcctcgtcgcgcaTACAAACTGCCATGCAGATGAAGATGGTTACTAAGACTATGTCCACCACGGTGAAGGGCATGGACAAGATTCTCACCTCCATGGACCCCATGAAGATTGCAAAGGTGATGGACGCCTTTGAGCAGCAGGTCGGCGCGATGGACGTAAATCTGGGCACAATGGATGCTGCCTTCGAGAGCTCTTCAGCTGGCACGGTGCCGGTGGCCCAGGTAGACTCGTTGATGGAACAGCTGGCTGCGGAGAATAACATCGATCTTAGTGCGAAGCTTGGCAATGGACCGTTGGGTAGCAGCATTGCGATGCCCGCGCGAAAGCAGGATGTAGACGAAGACGACATTGCTGAGCGCCtcaaggcgctgcaggcgctgtaA